DNA from Algisphaera agarilytica:
TCGCGTCAGGTGTTGCAGACCATCGTCGAGGACCATGACCTGATCGGGCGTTGCTCCTTTCTGCGGGCCGTACACCGCCGAGGCACCGCTGGGTCCGGTGAGCGGGTTGGTCACGTCGCAAGCGGCCTGGATGACAACGCCGGACATGTTCGGCATGACATGGTCGATGTCGATGCGTGCGATCTGTGCGAGCAGACCGCCGCACATCGGCCCGGGTATGAGCAGACCGTTACTGTCGTAGAAGCAGACCCCCAAGGCTTGGGCCATCCCCGTACCGCCGTCGTTGCTGGCGCTACCCCCCAGGCCCACCAGGATGCGTTGGCTCCCACGGTCTAGTGCCTCAGCGATCAAGTGGCCCGTGCCTAGCGTGGTGGTCCGCAGTGGGTTGCGTTGAGACTCGGCCAGTCGCTCCAGGCCCGACGCGGCGGCCATCTCGATCAATGCGGTGTGCTCGGATAGCGTCGCCCACCTCGCCTCAACCGCCTGGCCCCGCGGGCCTGCGACTGTCGTTTCGTGTTGGTGGAATTGATCTGCCGACCCGAACGCCGACACGAACCCCTCGCCCCCGTCGGCCACCGGACAGCGGTCGATTTCGATCGTCGGATCGACGCGGGCAATCCCCACGGCCATGGCGTCCGCGGCGGCCCGGGCCGATAACGATTCCT
Protein-coding regions in this window:
- a CDS encoding glycerate kinase, producing the protein MRIMLAPDSFKESLSARAAADAMAVGIARVDPTIEIDRCPVADGGEGFVSAFGSADQFHQHETTVAGPRGQAVEARWATLSEHTALIEMAAASGLERLAESQRNPLRTTTLGTGHLIAEALDRGSQRILVGLGGSASNDGGTGMAQALGVCFYDSNGLLIPGPMCGGLLAQIARIDIDHVMPNMSGVVIQAACDVTNPLTGPSGASAVYGPQKGATPDQVMVLDDGLQHLTRLIREQLDIDVEHIPGAGAAGGLGAGLIAFAGATLLPGIDLVLDATGFAQRVASCDLCLTGEGRLDAQSLSGKAVTGVAQTAKQRGVPTIALAGAIEGDTAPLHERELHACHAISSGHPIHYAMQHASILLAEKTESVVRDWIAQRAR